The sequence below is a genomic window from Sphingomonas jaspsi DSM 18422.
TGACCGACAGGCCGCCTCCGCTGCCATGCTACCACGGTCATGTTACGGTCCAAGCCCCGATTCCACCGTTAGTCGAACAGGCTTTGCCTACGCGGTCCGCGCGCCTAGTCTCCCGCCCAACAGGGAGGCTCATCATGACCATTCGTACCGTGCTGCTCGCCGCAACCATGCTCGCCGCTACGCCCGCGCTCGCCGCGCCGGTCGACGATTTCAAGCGGCTGCAGGACGATTATTGGGCCGCCTATCTGAAGGACAATCCGGCGACCGCGACCTCCGTCGGGGTCAGCACCTACGACCGCGAACTGGGGACGTTTACGCTGGCCGAAATGGACCGCCAGGCGGCGGAGGCAAAGGCGTTCCTGACCCGCCTCGACGCGATCCCGCTGTCGTCGCTGCCGCCGTCGGAAAAGGCCAATTACGCCATCCTCAGGGACAATCTGCAAAGCCAGATCACGGCCAACGGGTTCGGCCAGCGGCAGGTCAACTATTCGATCCTCGGCAGCGTTCACAGCGGCCTTGCCGGGATGGGCGAGGGCCAGCCGTTCCGCACCTATGCCGACTATGACAACTACCTCGCGCGCATCGCCCACGTGCCGCAGGTCATGGCCGACTATTCGGCGATGAGCGTCAAGGCGGCCAGGGAAGGTTATACTCAGCCGTGCGTCGCGATGGTCGGTTTCGACCAGACCATCACCGGCGTCATCGCTGCCGATCCCGCCAAGTCGCGCTTCTACGCACCCTTCGCGACCGACAAGCCTGCCAGCGTCACCGACGCACAATGGGCCGACCTGCAGGCGCGGGCCAAGGCGCTGATCGCAGGCAAGATAAACCCCAGCTACCAGGCCTTCGCCGCGACCTACGACCGCGACATCAAGGGCCGTTGCCGCACCAATGCATCGATCTCGTCGATGCCGCAGGGCAAGGACTATTACGCCTTCCAGGTCCGCCAGCAGACGACGACCAACCTCACGCCCGACCAGATCCACGACATCGGATTGCGCGAGGTCGCGCGCATCCGCGCCGAGATGGTCGAAGTCGCGAAAAAGGCCGGCTTCGCCAGCCGCGAGGCGATGATCGCCGATATGCGGACCAATCCCAAATATTATGCCAAGACGCCCGAAGAGCTGATGGCCGCCGCCTCGCGCATGGCCAAGATCATCGACGGCAAGATGCCCAGCCTGTTCACCCGCCTGCCGCGGCTGCCCTACGGCGTGAAGGAGATCCCTGCCGAAATCGCCGCCGGCACGACCACGGCCTATTACAATCCGGGCAGCCCCGACGCGGGCCTTGCCGGCTTCTATTTCGTCAACACCTCGAAGCTCGATCAGCGCCCGTTGTGGGAGCTTCCGGCGCTGACCGTCCATGAAGCAGTGCCCGGCCACCACATGCAGATCGCGACACAGCAGGAACTCGACACGCCGGCGTGGCGCAAGGCGACGGCATTTTACACCGCCTTTGTCGAGGGCTGGGGCCTCTACTCCGAACGGCTCGGCATCGAAATGGGCATCTACGACACGCCGCAAAAGAACATGGGCCGGCTAAGCTACGAAATGTGGCGCGCCTGCCGCCTGGTCGTCGACACCGGGATCCATGCCAAGGGCTGGACAAAGGAGCAGGCGGTAGCCTTCATGAAGGACAACAGCGCGCTGA
It includes:
- a CDS encoding DUF885 domain-containing protein, with protein sequence MTIRTVLLAATMLAATPALAAPVDDFKRLQDDYWAAYLKDNPATATSVGVSTYDRELGTFTLAEMDRQAAEAKAFLTRLDAIPLSSLPPSEKANYAILRDNLQSQITANGFGQRQVNYSILGSVHSGLAGMGEGQPFRTYADYDNYLARIAHVPQVMADYSAMSVKAAREGYTQPCVAMVGFDQTITGVIAADPAKSRFYAPFATDKPASVTDAQWADLQARAKALIAGKINPSYQAFAATYDRDIKGRCRTNASISSMPQGKDYYAFQVRQQTTTNLTPDQIHDIGLREVARIRAEMVEVAKKAGFASREAMIADMRTNPKYYAKTPEELMAAASRMAKIIDGKMPSLFTRLPRLPYGVKEIPAEIAAGTTTAYYNPGSPDAGLAGFYFVNTSKLDQRPLWELPALTVHEAVPGHHMQIATQQELDTPAWRKATAFYTAFVEGWGLYSERLGIEMGIYDTPQKNMGRLSYEMWRACRLVVDTGIHAKGWTKEQAVAFMKDNSALTDANIDAEVNRYISNPGQALAYKLGELKIRELRARAEKELGAKFDLRRFHDAVLGQGALPLDALDTQINDWIAAEKAKG